A genomic region of Carassius carassius chromosome 27, fCarCar2.1, whole genome shotgun sequence contains the following coding sequences:
- the cdc42bpb gene encoding serine/threonine-protein kinase MRCK beta isoform X1: MSAKVRLKKLEQLLLDGHQKNDKSLSVETLLDILICLYNECSNSPLKREKHVTDFLEWVKPFTTTVKEMRLHRDDFEMLKVIGRGAFGEVAVVKMKHTERVYAMKILNKWEMLKRAETACFREERNVLVNGDCQWITTLHYAFQDDNYLYLVMDYYVGGDLLTLLSKFEDRLPEDMAKFYVAEMVLAIHSIHQQRYVHRDIKPDNVLLDKNGHIRLADFGSCLKMMQDGTVQSSVAVGTPDYISPEILQAMEDGMGKYGPECDWWSLGVCMYEMLYGETPFYAESLVETYGKIMNHEERFQFPSHITDVSEDAKDLMQRLICSRERRLGQQCIEEFKKHPFFSGIDWENIRNTEAPYIPDVSSPSDTSNFDVDDDVLKNPDIAPPVSHTGFTGQHLPFVGFTYTTDSCFSERSSVRRVALADGGAGEDLQDGGLQVEAFEKRIRCLEQEKQELNRKLQESTQAVQSLHGSGRGACTLGRDKEVKKLNEEIDRLKKKLADSDRLEHQLEEAVTLRQDFESSSTKLKALDKQVKALKQEKEDIHKQLVESLDRLKSQTKELKDAHQQRKLAMQEFSELNERMAELRSQKQRLSRQLRDKEEEMETVMQKIDVMRQDIRKTEKARKELESQLEDARAEASKERKLREHSEVYSKQLESELETLKVKQGTGRASGSSSETQQELTKLKSELDKKVLFYEEELVRRDASHTTELKNLRKELHDSEGQQLSLHKELLVLKDKLEKAKRERQTEMDEAMGALKEKFERERNLLSEENRKLTAETDRLCNFVDKLKAQIRQLEGELQDLASKKESVAHWEAQIAEIIQWVSDEKDARGYLQALASKMTEELESLRSSSLGSRTLDPLWKVRRSQKLDMSARLELQSALEAEIRAKQLVQDELRKVKATNISFESKLKDTEAKNKELEEQLENMKKEMEESRSRSDKGLKLADFQDSIFEYFNTSPLAHDLTFRDSVSSSSASSLLAFWDETSSVGDVDATPQKTDIPTSSPSVALEQDEPVKPQATTPAAPSPVYQPTLSAPKPKAHQLSIKTFSSPTQCTHCTSLMVGQIRQGYACEVCSFICHVSCKDNAPQVCPIPPEQAKRPLGIDVQRGIGTAYKGFVRIPKPTGVKKGWQRAYAVVCDCRLFLYEVPEGKSTQPGVMASQVLDLRDEEFSVNSVLASDVIHASRKDIPCIFRVTSSASNSPVRPVPLLVLAESEAEKRKWVGILEGLQNILAKNCLKNRVVHVLHEAYDSSLPAIKTTLSAVILDRERIALGTEEGLFVVEITRDVIVRAADCKRVCQIELMPKEKMVALLSGRYRHVHLYPWAGLEGADVNCEAKLTETKGCQTMTIGSLRPGGPACLLAGVKRQVICYEITHVKPHHRKLWEVQAPGIAQWLGIIRDRLCVGYPSGFALLAMQGESSPVSLVSPGDPSLAFLAQLSLDALHAMEVGANELLLCFSQLGVYVDMTGRRSRTQELMWPAIPLACSSNSNYLTVYSDYGVDVFDVHTTEWVQTISLRGIRPLNVEGSLNLFGSEQPRLIYFSNNSSDGYDLAIPETSDNSKKLMVRTRSKRKFLFKVPEEERLQQRREMLRDPEMRSKLISNPTNFNHVAHMGPGDGMQVLINLPLSVLPSSQDDLSKDKPRPLSSISRQQRSKTHITRTASGGGDFGAGSSRSISDQDQDFEREPDSDSTKHSTPSNSSNPSSPPSPNSPHRSQLTLDSLDQSLDG, from the exons TGAAGCCATTCACAACCACTGTGAAGGAGATGCGCCTTCACAGAGACGACTTCGAGATGCTCAAAGTGATCGGCAGGGGAGCCTTCGGAGAG GTTGCTGTGGTGAAGATGAAACACACCGAGCGTGTTTACGCCATGAAGATTCTCAACAAGTGGGAGATGCTGAAGAGGGCCGAG ACGGCGTGTTTCCGGGAAGAGAGGAACGTCCTGGTGAACGGAGACTGCCAGTGGATCACTACCCTGCATTATGCTTTCCAGGATGACAACTACCTG TACTTGGTGATGGATTATTACGTGGGAGGCGACCTGCTGACTTTGCTTAGTAAATTTGAGGACCGACTCCCGGAGGACATGGCCAAGTTCTATGTGGCAGAGATGGTGCTCGCTATCCACTCCATCCATCAGCAGCGCTACGTACACAG GGACATAAAACCAGACAACGTGCTACTAGACAAGAATGGTCACATCCGTCTCGCTGACTTCGGCTCCTGTCTGAAGATGATGCAAGATGGCACG GTCCAGTCATCAGTGGCTGTGGGCACCCCAGACTACATCTCCCCTGAGATCCTGCAGGCCATGGAGGATGGCATGGGGAAGTACGGGCCGGAGTGTGACTGGTGGTCTCTTGGCGTCTGCATGTATGAGATGCTCTACGGCGAGACGCCCTTCTACGCTGAATCCTTGGTGGAGACCTACGGGAAGATCATGAACCACGAG GAGCGATTCCAGTTCCCCTCTCACATCACGGATGTCTCCGAGGATGCTAAAGATCTGATGCAGCGGCTCATCTGCAGTAGAGAGCGTCGGTTAGGTCAGCAGTGCATCGAGGAATTCAAGAAGCACCCCTTCTTCTCCGGCATTGACTGGGAGAACATCCGCAACACAGAGGCACCGTACATCCCTGACGTCAGCTCCCCCTCAGACACCTCCAACTTTGATGTAGATGACGATGTGCTGAAAAACCCG GACATCGCTCCCCCAGTATCTCACACAGGTTTCACCGGGCAGCACTTGCCCTTTGTGGGCTTCACCTACACCACAGACAGCTGTTTCTCAGAACGCAGCAGCGTGAGGAGGGTGGCGCTGGCGGATGGAGGCGCTGGGGAGGATCTCCAGGATGGGGGTCTGCAGGTGGAAGCCTTTGAGAAGAGGATTCGTTGTCTGGAGCAGGAGAAACAGGAGCTCAACCGCAAGCTGCAGG AATCCACTCAGGCTGTTCAGTCCCTCCATGGCTCGGGGCGTGGGGCTTGCACACTTGGTCGTGATAAAGAGGTTAAAAAACTCAATGAGGAAATCGATCGGCTGAAAAAGAAATTGGCAG ACTCTGATAGGCTTGAGCACCAGCTGGAGGAGGCGGTGACTCTGAGACAGGACTTTGAAAGTTCCTCCACCAAACTAAAGGCCCTGGACAAGCAAGTCAAAGCTCTCAAGCAGGAGAAGGAGGATATCCATAAG CAACTGGTGGAGTCTCTGGATCGCCTGAAGTCTCAGACCAAGGAGCTGAAGGACGCCCACCAGCAGAGGAAGCTGGCCATGCAGGAGTTCTCGGAGCTGAATGAGCGCATGGCCGAGCTGCGCTCGCAGAAGCAGCGTCTGTCGAGGCAGCTGCGGGACAAAGAGGAGGAGATGGAGACAGTGATGCAGAAGATCGACGTCATGCGCCAGGACATCCGCAAAACCGAGAAGGCCCGCAAAGAG ctgGAGTCTCAGCTGGAGGATGCGCGTGCCGAAGCCTCTAAGGAGCGTAAGCTCAGAGAGCACAGTGAAGTCTACTCTAAACAACTGGAGAGCGAGCTGGAGACACTCAAG GTCAAGCAGGGAACGGGTCGCGCCTCAGGTTCCAGTTCAGAGACTCAGCAGGAGCTCACCAAGCTGAAGTCAGAGCTGGATAAGAAGGTGCTGTTCTATGAGGAGGAGCTGGTGAGACGTGATGCCAGCCACACTACAGAGCTGAAGAACCTGAGGAAGGAGCTCCATGACTCTGAGGGTCAACAGCTGTCACTGCACAAAGAGCTGCTGGTGCTCAAAGACAAACTGGAAAAGGCCAAGAGAGAGCG GCAAACCGAGATGGATGAGGCCATGGGTGCACTGAAGGAGAAGTTTGAACGGGAACGCAACCTTCTGAGTGAAGAAAACCGTAAACTCACTGCAGAAACAGACAGG CTCTGCAACTTTGTGGACAAGCTGAAGGCTCAGATCAGACAGCTGGAGGGTGAGCTCCAAGATCTGGCCTCGAAGAAAGAGAGTGTAGCACACTGGGAAGCACAGATCGCTGAGATCATCCAATG GGTGAGCGATGAGAAAGATGCACGCGGCTACCTTCAGGCTCTGGCCTCCAAGATGACGGAAGAGCTGGAGTCTCTGCGTAGCTCAAGTCTGGGATCCAGAACACTG GATCCTTTATGGAAGGTGCGCCGCAGTCAAAAGTTGGACATGTCTGCCCGTCTGGAGCTGCAGTCAGCCTTGGAAGCTGAAATCCGTGCCAAGCAACTGGTTCAGGACGAGCTGCGCAAGGTCAAGGCTACCAACATCTCTTTTGAGAG CAAACTGAAGGATACAGAAGCCAAGAACAAAGAGTTGGAGGAACAACTCGAGAATATGAAGAAGGAGATGGAAGAGAGCCGTTCACGATCAGACAAAG GCCTCAAACTGGCTGACTTCCAAGACTCCATCTTTGAGTACTTCAATACCTCTCCCCTCGCTCATGACCTGACATTCAGA gactccgTCTCCTCCTCATCCGCATCTTCTCTGCTTGCATTTTGGGATGAA ACAAGCTCCGTCGGTGATGTGGATGCCACACCCCAGAAGACAGACATCCCTACTTCCTCCCCATCAGTGGCTTTAGAACAGGAC GAACCAGTCAAGCCTCAAGCGACCACCCCTGCTGCCCCTTCTCCAGTCTATCAGCCCACGCTCAGTGCACCAAAG CCTAAAGCTCATCAGCTGAGTATTAAGACTTTCTCCAGCCCGACCCAGTGCACTCACTGTACCTCCCTGATGGTGGGCCAGATCCGACAGGGTTATGCCTGCGAGG TATGCTCTTTCATCTGCCACGTGTCCTGTAAAGACAACGCGCCACAGGTTTGCCCCATTCCTCCAGAGCAGGCCAAGAGGCCTCTGGGTATTGATGTGCAGAGGGGCATTGGCACAGCGTACAAAGGTTTTGTCAGG ATCCCGAAGCCCACAGGAGTGAAGAAGGGCTGGCAGAGGGCATATGCCGTAGTGTGTGACTGTAGGCTCTTCCTCTATGAGGTGCCAGAAGGGAAGTCCACTCAGCCTGGTGTGATGGCCAGTCAGGTCCTCGACTTGAG AGATGAAGAAttctctgtaaactctgtgttgGCATCTGACGTGATCCATGCCAGTCGTAAAGACATTCCCTGCATATTTAGG GTAACATCATCCGCTTCGAACTCTCCAGTCCGGCCGGTGCCTCTGCTGGTGTTAGCTGAGAGTGAGGCAGAGAAGAGGAAGTGGGTGGGCATCCTAGAGGGCCTGCAGAACATCCTGGCCAAGAACTGCCTGAAGAACCGTGTGGTGCATGTCCTGCATGAGGCCTACGACAGCAGCCTGCCTGCCATCAAAACTACACTCTCTGCTGTCATCTTAG ATCGAGAACGAATTGCATTGGGGACAGAAGAGGGGCTGTTTGTAGTCGAGATCACCAGAGATG TCATTGTTCGTGCTGCTGACTGTAAAAGAGTTTGCCAGATTGAGCTCATGCCCAAAGAGAAGATGGTGGCCCTTCTTTCTGGCCGTTACCGCCATGTCCATTTATACCCCTGGGCGGGACTGGAGGGTGCGGATGTTAATTGTGAGGCCAAGTTGACCGAGACAAAAGGCTGCCAGACTATGACCATAGGTTCCCTACGCCCCGGTGGTCCAGCGTGTCTCCTAGCAGGTGTGAAGCGGCAGGTCATCTGTTACGAAATCACTCACGTAAAGCCCCATCACCGTAAGCTGTGGGAGGTGCAGGCGCCTGGTATCGCCCAGTGGCTGGGTATTATTCGTGATCGGCTGTGCGTGGGTTACCCGTCAGGCTTCGCTCTGCTGGCCATGCAGGGAGAGTCATCACCGGTGAGTCTGGTGAGCCCGGGAGATCCCTCGCTAGCTTTTTTGGCCCAGCTGTCACTGGATGCGCTGCACGCTATGGAGGTGGGGGCcaatgaactgctgctgtgcttCAGTCAGCTGGGAGTGTACGTGGACATGACGGGACGGCGCTCTCGAACGCAGGAGCTGATGTGGCCCGCCATACCCCTTGCCTGCA GCTCAAACTCGAACTACCTGACGGTGTACAGTGATTATGGAGTAGATGTGTTTGACGTCCACACCACAGAATGGGTCCAGACCATCTCATTAAGAGGA ATTCGGCCTCTGAATGTAGAGGGCAGTCTGAACCTGTTTGGCTCCGAGCAGCCCCGTCTCATCTACTTCAGCAACAACTCCTCAG ACGGCTATGATCTGGCCATCCCTGAGACCTCAGACAACAGCAAGAAGCTGATGGTTAGGACACGCAGCAAGAGGAAGTTCCTTTTTAAAGTTCCAGAGGAGGAGCGGCTGCAGCAGAGAAG GGAAATGCTGAGGGATCCTGAAATGAGATCCAAGCTGATCTCCAACCCCACTAACTTCAACCATGTGGCTCACATGGGCCCAGGCGATGGCATGCAGGTCCTCATTAATCTTCCTCTG